Proteins encoded in a region of the Oryctolagus cuniculus chromosome 10, mOryCun1.1, whole genome shotgun sequence genome:
- the ZNF660 gene encoding zinc finger protein 660, whose translation MRRKTRNFKHKMVKDNKTLTDLSDQESEKDGSQNCDAATNERVQAEKRQYVCAECGKAFSQSANLTVHERIHTGEKPYKCKECGKAFSHSSNLVVHRRIHTGLKPYTCSECGKCFSGKSHLIRHQGIHSGEKTYECKECGKAFSRSSGLISHHRVHTGEKPYTCIECGKAFSRSSNLTQHQRMHKGKKVYKCKECGKTCGSNTKIMDHQRIHTGEKPYECDECGKAFILKKTLSEHQRLHRREKPYKCNECGKAFTSNRNLIDHQRVHTGEKPYKCNECGKTFRQTSQVILHLRTHTKEKPYKCSECGKAYRYSSQLIQHQRKHNEEREAS comes from the coding sequence ATGAGGAGAAAGACGAGAAACTTCAAACATAAGATGGTTAAAGACAATAAAACCCTCACAGACCTGAGTGACCAAGAATCTGAAAAAGATGGTAGTCAGAACTGTGACGCCGCAACAAATGAGAGAGTTCAGGCTGAAAAGAGACAGTATGTATGTGCcgagtgtggaaaagcctttagccAGAGTGCAAACCTCACAGTACACGAGCGAatccacacaggagagaaaccatACAAATGTAaggagtgtggaaaagccttcagtCATAGCTCCAACCTTGTTGTTCACCGGAGAATCCACACTGGACTAAAGCCCTATACTTGCAGTGAATGCGGAAAATGTTTCAGTGGTAAGTCACACCTCATTCGGCACCAGGGAATCCACAGTGGGGAGAAAACTTATGAATGTAaggagtgtgggaaagcctttagcCGGAGTTCAGGACTGATTTCCCATCACAGAGTTCACACTGGGGAGAAACCTTATACTTGTAtcgagtgtgggaaagcctttagcCGGAGTTCAAACCTTACTCAGCATCAGAGAATGcacaaaggaaagaaagtttACAAATGTAAGGAGTGTGGGAAAACATGTGGTTCTAATACAAAGATTATGGaccaccagagaattcacactggggagaagccTTATGAATGTGACGAGTGCGGCAAAGCTTTCATCTTAAAGAAGACCCTCAGTGAACACCAGAGACTCCATCGTAGAGAGAAACCTTACAAATGTAATGAGTGTGGGAAAGCTTTCACTTCCAATCGAAACCTTATTGATCATCAGAGggttcacactggagagaaaccttacaAATGTAACGAATGTGGGAAAACCTTCAGGCAGACATCTCAAGTTATTCTACATTTGAGAACCCACACTAAGGAGAAACCATACAAATGTagtgagtgtgggaaagcctaTCGCTATAGCTCACAACTTATTcaacatcagagaaaacataatgaaGAGAGAGAAGCCTCATAA
- the LOC100341943 gene encoding small ribosomal subunit protein eS27, with product MPLAKDLLHPSPEEEKRKHKKKRLVQSPNSYFMNFKCPGCYKITTVFSHAQTVVLCIGCSTVLCQPTGGKARLTEGCSFRRKQH from the coding sequence ATGCCTCTCGCAAAGGATCTCCTGCATCCCTCTCCTGAAGAGGAGAAGAGGAAACACAAGAAGAAGCGCCTGGTGCAGAGCCCCAATTCCTACTTCATGAACTTCAAGTGCCCAGGATGCTATAAAATCACCACGGTTTTCAGCCATGCACAAACGGTAGTTTTGTGcattggctgctccactgtccTCTGCCAGCCCACAGGAGGAAAAGCAAGGCTTACAGAAGGATGTTCCTTCAGGAGGAAGCAGCACTGA